In the genome of Fundidesulfovibrio magnetotacticus, the window AAGTCGACGGCCGGGAACAACTCGGCGCTGCGCGTCTCGCCTCCGGCGTGGCGGATGGAGAGGGTGGGCCTGGCTGCTAGTGGCGCGCCGGGCCGTCCGGCCCGGGCAGGCATCGCCTGAATCGGGCTGGATCGCGGCCAGCGCCTACGAGGAGGCGGGCAACCGCACCGTGATCGCCGTGGAGGGCTTCACCGTGCCCGAGGACATCGCGGAGATCTGGATGGGACAGGACCCGGCAAACGCGCCCAAGGCGTCCTCTGTCGGCGCGAAGCTCTACATCGCCGCAACCTGCGGCGCATACCCTTTCTAGGAGGACCACATGGCCGACCCCACTGTTTACGGAGTTCCTGCCACACCCCTCGGACTTACCTTGGAGGGCGAAGGGAGCACGGGACTTCAAACCATCCTGGACGTTCCAAGCGGCAACGGGATGGTCATTGGACGCCTGCGCGCTACTTCTTCGGCAACGGGTGACGCAACTCTTCAGTTCGTTGCCACCGTTAATGGGGAGGACCGCGTGATCGCAGAAGCGCCTGTGCCGCTCGGCGCGGGGACGGATGGAAGCTCCAGTTATGTTGACCTTCTGTCCAATCTGAACGCAGGGCTGGCCTACCAGGTCGGTGTGGGAGAAACCATCCGCGTGAAGGCCAAGACGGCCGTATCCGGGGGGAACGTCTACATTACCGGCATCGCCGTGCCTCTGGCGTAGGAGAGCATCATGGGTGGTATTCTCCGCTTCGACAATCCGGCGGCATCCGGGCGCGTGCCTTGGACGCGCTCCGTATCCCTCAATATTGACATCCTGTTTTCCCTGTATGCCTCGAAGGGAGACGTGACCATCTCCGGGGCGACGTCCATCCCCACGACGCAGGATGGCCCTATCCAGGTGGTGCGGTATCGCAATCTGGTAGTCAACGCGCTGCTCACCGCGACCAATCGCTGTCGCGGCCTGGTGATCCTGTGCGACACCCTTGTAGTCGGTGCGTCTGGATCAATCTCCATGTCCGCTCGCGGAGCGGCTGGTTCTCGCAGGTGGGTCAACCAGGACATCTTGATTCCGACCATCCCCATGCTCTTCTCTGGCAAGTACTCCTCCTATGAAGAGTTCTTGAAGTGGGTTCGTGAAACCGGGTTTTGTGTATTCGACCCTAACCTGTACGCCGCACCGCAGCCGGGGCAGCCGGACGTGCAGGCGAACTACGCGGCGTGGCCGGGGAACGGGGCCGCGTTGGTCTCCGCTGTGGGGGGCGGCGCGGGTGTCATCGGCGGCGCGGCTGGCGTTACTGGCGGAGCGGGCGTCGCCGCCCCCGGAGGCGGAGGCGCGGGGGCAAATCCCAGCGCGAGCGGCATCTACTCTGGCCCGGGCCGAGTATGGGGAGGGGGGGCAGGGGCCGGGGCGATCTCCACAACGGGGGGAACAAACATGTCCGCCAAGAACTTCCCGGACCAACTCGGAGGGGCCGGTGGCGATGCCGTCGGCTACTCCAACGAGTCTGACGGAGGCGGGGCCGGGAACCCCGGGGGGGCTGGAGCGGGGGTAGGCTCCCCCACATCTGGCGGTACCGGCACCGGGGGGCCGCTGTTCATTATCTGCCGGGGCGCGGTGACCTTGACGGCGGGGCACTCTCTGTCCGTGAACGGAGTTGCCGGGGGCAACGGCGTTGGAGGCACAGGCAACCGTGGCGGGGGAGGCTCCGGCGCGGGTCGTGGCCTCCTGGCGCGCAAGGGTGCCCTTACGGGGACACCCAACGCCACGGCAACAGGAGGCCCTGGCGGGACGGGTTCCAGCGCAGCCGGAGGGCCCGGTGGAGCTGGCGCGTTCGACATCAAAACCTTTGCTGAAATGGGGTGGTAGGACATGCTGACCATACTGCATAGCCCCGTCAACGGAACCTCCATGGACTTCCTGGCCTCCCTTGGCGTGGACGAGCTCGCGGGAGTGAGCGTCACCGTCAACATCGGCGGCCAGGACGTGCTCATCATTTCCGACCATGCCATGGCCGTGGCCGCATGCCCTGCCTTTGCGGGCTATCCATCGCTCGTGGCGAGCGATGGCCGTGTGCTCCACGCTCCACCGAGCTGGGAGGCGTGCTTGGCTTTCGAGTCCATTTCGCCGGAGGCCGCGCAGAATCTTGCGACGGGGGGGTACATCCCCAAGAAGGACTTCGCTGACCGCTTTCTCCCGGTGGAGCGGCAGGCTATTCTTGCGGCCATCCGGGCGGGGGACGTGGTCCTTGAGGACGCGAACAATTACCTGAACAACTTCGTGAAAGACCCTCCGGGTGTGAATCTGCGCGACCCGCTGTTGCTCACGTGGGGCAAGTACCTCGTGGAGGTTGTTCCGCCCGGGCGCACTACTCCAATTCTCACCCAGGACAGGGCTGATGCCATCCTCGCGCTTGCCCCGGAGGCCTGATATGTGCCGCATCCTCTCCATCGACGGCGGCGGCATGCGCGGCCTGATCCCGGCCACCATCCTGGCCACCATGGAGCGCCTGGCGGGCAAGCCGATCGGCCACCTGGTCGACCTGGTGGCGGGCACGTCCACCGGGGGCATCATCGCGGCGGCCGTGGCGGCGGGTATCCCCATGGAGCGCGTGCGCAGGCTCTACCGCGAGCAGGGCCGGGAGATCTTCGCGCGCGACATCGGCCACGTCATCGACTCCCTGGGCGGGCTGGCCGACGAGAAGTACCCGGCCACGGGCCTGGACCGTTGCCTGGGCGCATTGTTTCAGGACCGCAAGCTCTCCGACGCCAGCACCGAGCTGCTCGTCACGGCCACCACGCTCTCCGGAGCGCCCATGATGTTCAAACGCCGCAAGGCCCGGCGCGACCAGGCCGAGGATTTCCTCCTGACGGACGTGTGCCGGGCCACCTCGGCGGCCCCCACGTACTTCCCCCCGGCGGAGATCTCCGACCTGGCCCAGGCCCGCACCCACTACCTGGCGGACGGCGGCCTGGTGGCCAACAACCCGGCCATGTGCGCCGTGGCCGAGGGATTCAAGGGCGGTGAGCCGTTTCCCACGCTCGTCTCCCTGGGCACCGGCGCGGACGATTCCTCCCTGACCATCAAGGCCGCCCGTCACCTCGGCCTGCTCAACGCCGCCGGAGTGCTCAAAATGGTGTTCAACGGCCCGGGAGCGGCGGTGGACTACCAATGCCGCGAGCTGCTGGGCGACCAATACCACCGCCTCCAGCCCACGCTGCCCGGCCCCATGGAGCTGGACGCCACGGACGAATCCTCCCTGGCCCTCCTGGAGGAGCTGGCCGCACAGGTCTGCGAGTCGCCGGAGTTCGAGCGGGCCTGCAAGGCCCTGGGTATCGCGGCCTAGCGCCGCACGCTCTTTGACATGGCCGCCCGTGGCGGCCCCATGAAGGGATGGTTTTGAGTGGAGGAGGCGGGGCGCGTCAACGCCCCACCGACCCGGCGTAGACGCGCCGGACCACGGCCATGGCCGCTCCTCCCTGCCCTGCACGTGCGGACGCGAAGGGTGAGGGACACTAGGCCAGGGCAAACCTACAAAGCAAGGACGATGCGGGATATCAGGTGCGGACGATGTAGCAAATTGTTGTGCAAGGGCAGCGTGTGGGAGTTGGAGATCAAATGCCCGCGCTGCCACACCCTCAACCACGTGAGGGCCGCGAGCCCCAGCGCCGAAGGCCATGGAGCCTCTGCCAAGGAGGCTCCATGCGTCACGAATTCAAACACGGCATAGTGCACTGTGGCGACGCCCTCGCGGTCCTGCGGGAGATGCCCGGCGAGTCCGTCGATGCGGTGCTCACCGACCCGCCCTATTCGAGCGGCGGGCTGCACATGGCGGCCCGGCAGGCCGATCCGGCGGACAAATACCAGCACACGGGCGCGATTCGCACCTACCCGCCCATGTTGGGAGACCTCAAGGACCAACGCTCCTTCACCATGTGGGCCACCTTGTGGCTGAGCGAGTGCTGGAGAGTGGCCAAACCTGGAGCAGCCGCGATGGTGTTCTCGGACTGGCGGCAGCTCCCGGCCATGACCGACGCCCTCCAGGGCGGAGGCTGGGCCTGGCGCGGAATCGTGGTCTGGCACAAGTCCGGCGGCAGGCCCATGCTGGGCGAGTTCCGGCGCGACGCCGAGTACGTCGTCTACGGCGTCAAGGGCAAGCGCCGCGCCACACACCGGCGATGCCTGCCGGGCGTGTACCGGTACCCGATCAACGCGGGCCGTAAGGTCCACCTCACAAGCAAGCCCGTGGAGCTGATCAAGGAGCTGCTGTACGTGACGCCCGACGGGGCCACGATACTGGACCCTTTCCTGGGCGGGGGCACCACTGCGCTGGCCTGTATGCAGACCGGCAGACGGTTTGTGGGGGTGGAGCTGTCCGAGGAGTACTGCGATTTGGCCTGCGGGCAGATCCGCGCGGCCGAGACAACGATGCGATGACAACGCCGGCGCGCTGCCCCATGAGGGTGGCGCGCCGCGCGCGCATACGCGCCCGCGCGTAGCAACGGCAATGCCAGCAAGGATCGTTGGCCGGGGGAGCCTACCCAAAACTAAACGTCGTTGGGTCCAAAACTGTTGGTCGCGCTACATTTTGTACCCCGTTTTGTACCCCGAGAATTGAGAAAGAAAAATGGGCCATGATTTTGCATCATAACCCATTGATTTCTTTGGTCGGGGCGAGAGGATTTGAACCTCCGGCCCCCTGCGCCCAAGGCAGGTGCGCTGCCAGGCTGCGCTACGCCCCGTCCGGAAGGCGTTACCTAGTGAATATTGCCGCCCCTGGCAAGCCGATCCGGGGATCAATCGCCGCCGGGGCCGCCTACGGGTTCGGACGTGCGCAGCCCCGTCACGTCGATGATCAGCGAGTGGATCACCGGGCGTCCTGATATTTCCAGCGCCGTCACGCGGGCTTCCACGTCGCGCAGCTCCCCGCCGGACAGGCGGTGCCGGAAGCGTAAGAGATTCTGGCGCGAAGCGCTGGCCTCGCGCAGGACGTCCATCACCTTCACGGGCCCCAGCATGTTAATGGACGCGATGTGCATCCCGCGCAGTTCGCTCAGGGGGTATCCGTAGAAGGCCTCGGCCGCCGGGTTGGCGTCCAGGATCACGCCGGTAGTCACGTCGGTCACCAGCTGCACCGTGCAGTTGTCCAGGAACAGGGTCCGGTAGCGCGCCTCGGACTCGCGCAGTGCGATCTCGGAGGCCTTGGAATCCGTGATGTCCAGAACGGCCCCGAACACCTCGCGCGGCTTGCCGTCCTCCCCGCGTTGCAGGCGCAAGGAGTCTCGCACCCAGCGCCAGCCGCCCGCGCCGTGCCGCACGCGGTATTCCAGCGTCAGGAAGTTCTGCTCGATGAGCCTGTTGGGGATCGCCTGCCGAAGTCGCTGGCTGTCCGCCGGGTGCACAAGCGAGCGCCAGAAGCCCGGCGTTTCCAGGAAGTCCGATGGATGATGGCCCAGCACCTCCTGCACGTTGTCCGATACGCTGGTCTGCGCGAAGTCCGCTCCGGCGTCGAGGGCGTAGAGCACCACGGGCAGGCTGGACAGCATGTGCTCCAGGCGTCGCCGCGTGGCGGACAGGGCCTCCTCCACGGCCTTGCGGGCCGTGATGTCCAGCGAGAGGTGCAGCGCGCCGCGCAACGTGCCGTCGCCGCCCATCACGGGCGTGCAACGGATCAGGAAGGAGCGCCCGGCGGGCGAGGCCACCTCGCCCTCCACGGGTTCGAGCCGCGCCATGGCCTGGGGCACCAGGCAGCCGGGGCAGGCCTCCTGCCGGTCGTGGAAGGCCTCGTGGCAGCGCTGCCCGGTGCAGTCCAGGCCGCGCGCCATGGGGGATTCGGGGTCGCTGGTGTGCACCCAGAGGATGCGCAGGTCGGTGTCCACGAACTTCACCGTGAGCCCGGGCAAGGCCCTGAGGATGGCGGCGCGTTCCTGGAGCACGTCGTCCAGGGTGGAGCCCATGACCGGCGCATGCGCCAGCATCTGCCCGGCGGTCAGGAAGAGTTCGGCGGGGTCCACGCCAAGAGCCTGCGCCATGCGCTCGATGCACTCGAAGGACGGCGAGACCATTCCGCGTTCCACGCGTCCCAGATAGCGATCGGAAAGCCCGACGCGCTCGGCCAGTTGCACCTGCGTCAACCCCGCCTGCTGACGGAGATTCCGAAGGCGGTTTCCAAAGCGTTTCTTCAAGAAAAGCACCTCTTCTTGAGAA includes:
- a CDS encoding patatin-like phospholipase family protein, with the translated sequence MCRILSIDGGGMRGLIPATILATMERLAGKPIGHLVDLVAGTSTGGIIAAAVAAGIPMERVRRLYREQGREIFARDIGHVIDSLGGLADEKYPATGLDRCLGALFQDRKLSDASTELLVTATTLSGAPMMFKRRKARRDQAEDFLLTDVCRATSAAPTYFPPAEISDLAQARTHYLADGGLVANNPAMCAVAEGFKGGEPFPTLVSLGTGADDSSLTIKAARHLGLLNAAGVLKMVFNGPGAAVDYQCRELLGDQYHRLQPTLPGPMELDATDESSLALLEELAAQVCESPEFERACKALGIAA
- a CDS encoding Com family DNA-binding transcriptional regulator — translated: MRDIRCGRCSKLLCKGSVWELEIKCPRCHTLNHVRAASPSAEGHGASAKEAPCVTNSNTA
- a CDS encoding DNA-methyltransferase, whose amino-acid sequence is MRHEFKHGIVHCGDALAVLREMPGESVDAVLTDPPYSSGGLHMAARQADPADKYQHTGAIRTYPPMLGDLKDQRSFTMWATLWLSECWRVAKPGAAAMVFSDWRQLPAMTDALQGGGWAWRGIVVWHKSGGRPMLGEFRRDAEYVVYGVKGKRRATHRRCLPGVYRYPINAGRKVHLTSKPVELIKELLYVTPDGATILDPFLGGGTTALACMQTGRRFVGVELSEEYCDLACGQIRAAETTMR
- a CDS encoding PAS domain-containing protein → MLFLKKRFGNRLRNLRQQAGLTQVQLAERVGLSDRYLGRVERGMVSPSFECIERMAQALGVDPAELFLTAGQMLAHAPVMGSTLDDVLQERAAILRALPGLTVKFVDTDLRILWVHTSDPESPMARGLDCTGQRCHEAFHDRQEACPGCLVPQAMARLEPVEGEVASPAGRSFLIRCTPVMGGDGTLRGALHLSLDITARKAVEEALSATRRRLEHMLSSLPVVLYALDAGADFAQTSVSDNVQEVLGHHPSDFLETPGFWRSLVHPADSQRLRQAIPNRLIEQNFLTLEYRVRHGAGGWRWVRDSLRLQRGEDGKPREVFGAVLDITDSKASEIALRESEARYRTLFLDNCTVQLVTDVTTGVILDANPAAEAFYGYPLSELRGMHIASINMLGPVKVMDVLREASASRQNLLRFRHRLSGGELRDVEARVTALEISGRPVIHSLIIDVTGLRTSEPVGGPGGD